From the Hymenobacter yonginensis genome, one window contains:
- a CDS encoding NHL repeat-containing protein, whose product MTAMQGSRRVTRRLAVLAGLVAGSYLPAQAQAPLDAAWRWVAHSTESGAAVVQKATTDAMGNSYITGRFSRQVRFGEFRLQSAGSSDIFVAKVSPAGQWLWATAAGGPESDMAAGIVLDAQGNIVVAGSFSATAAFGTLARRSQGSHDVFVGTLTPDGRWSTVSSAGGPDQDQATALAIDAQNQVLVGGRFRNSASFGDFTLRGSSDSDGFVAKLDTHGQWAWASQSAGTEQAAVSSLTVDAAGNTYAVGYFAGTAAFGASRLSAAGTHDAFVAKLAPNGTWLWGIAGGGSSTDYAKGVAVAADGSVFVTGSFSGHARFGSTDLTSLGGDDAYVARLSNQGEWQWVYTIKGNALEDATDVCLGPGGSIYVTGRFSRGAQYGTTALASKGSTDVFVARLSKNGRWLDFLSAGSTSSDEASTVKPSPTGDVFVGGTVGTAGNFGNVSVGEANPSVFIGRLQFPARSTVEMY is encoded by the coding sequence ATGACTGCAATGCAAGGTTCCCGGCGGGTTACGCGTCGGCTGGCGGTGCTGGCCGGGCTGGTGGCGGGCAGCTACCTGCCCGCGCAGGCACAGGCTCCACTTGATGCAGCCTGGCGCTGGGTGGCCCACTCCACCGAAAGCGGGGCCGCCGTAGTGCAGAAAGCCACCACCGATGCCATGGGCAACAGCTACATCACCGGCCGCTTCAGCCGCCAGGTGCGGTTCGGGGAATTCCGGCTGCAAAGCGCCGGCAGCAGCGACATTTTTGTGGCTAAAGTGTCGCCGGCCGGCCAGTGGCTGTGGGCCACCGCTGCCGGCGGCCCCGAGTCCGACATGGCCGCGGGCATCGTTCTCGATGCGCAGGGCAACATTGTGGTGGCCGGTTCCTTCTCGGCCACGGCCGCCTTCGGCACGTTGGCCCGCCGCAGTCAGGGCAGCCACGACGTATTTGTGGGCACGCTCACGCCTGATGGCCGCTGGAGTACCGTCAGTAGCGCCGGCGGCCCCGACCAGGACCAGGCCACCGCGCTGGCCATTGATGCCCAAAACCAGGTGCTGGTGGGCGGCCGCTTCCGAAACAGCGCCAGCTTCGGCGACTTTACGCTTCGCGGCTCATCTGACTCTGATGGTTTCGTGGCCAAGCTCGACACGCATGGCCAATGGGCATGGGCCAGCCAGTCGGCCGGCACCGAGCAGGCCGCCGTCAGCAGCCTGACCGTAGATGCGGCCGGCAACACCTACGCCGTGGGCTACTTCGCCGGTACTGCTGCTTTCGGAGCCAGCCGCCTCAGCGCCGCGGGCACCCACGATGCCTTTGTGGCCAAGCTGGCCCCCAACGGCACCTGGCTGTGGGGTATAGCCGGCGGCGGCAGCAGCACCGACTATGCCAAAGGTGTGGCCGTGGCAGCTGACGGCAGCGTATTCGTGACGGGCTCCTTCAGCGGGCACGCCCGGTTTGGCAGCACCGACCTCACCAGCCTGGGTGGCGACGACGCCTACGTGGCGCGGCTCAGCAACCAGGGCGAATGGCAGTGGGTGTACACCATCAAAGGCAACGCGCTGGAAGATGCCACCGACGTTTGCCTGGGCCCCGGCGGCAGCATCTATGTTACCGGCCGCTTCAGCCGGGGCGCGCAGTATGGCACCACGGCCCTGGCCAGCAAAGGCAGCACCGACGTATTTGTGGCCCGCCTAAGCAAAAATGGCCGCTGGCTGGACTTCCTGTCAGCCGGCAGCACCTCGTCCGACGAAGCCAGCACTGTGAAGCCCAGCCCCACCGGCGACGTCTTCGTGGGCGGCACGGTGGGCACGGCCGGCAACTTCGGCAACGTGTCAGTGGGCGAAGCCAATCCATCTGTGTTCATTGGCCGACTGCAATTTCCGGCCCGCTCTACGGTCGAAATGTATTAA
- a CDS encoding polysaccharide biosynthesis/export family protein: protein MQKHLPLGLLLLLLSLLTGCTQNLFQSSSHTEYKRLTLDPDYQYQIRKDDKLSVSVWDHEELSVGSIYSIYNSNEIYGKWLLVDVNGKIALPKVGAFPVEGLTIQDAENNLKQVLSQWIVNPQVNIKVLNKEITVLGEVNTPGTQLLEKERNTLVEVLGRAGDFSIHADKEHLRVLRASGTETHEIEVDLTRIENFDLKNVVVLPGDVIYVPARTGKQFDKKSGSTLAIASSMTAIIVFTRLLFSL from the coding sequence ATGCAAAAACACCTACCCCTGGGGCTACTGCTCCTGCTGCTAAGCCTGCTGACCGGCTGCACTCAAAACCTGTTTCAGTCGTCGAGCCACACCGAGTATAAGCGCCTGACGCTGGACCCCGACTACCAGTACCAGATCCGCAAAGACGATAAGCTGAGCGTAAGCGTCTGGGACCACGAGGAGTTGAGCGTAGGCTCGATCTACAGCATCTACAACTCCAACGAAATCTACGGCAAGTGGCTGCTGGTTGACGTGAACGGCAAAATCGCCCTGCCCAAAGTGGGCGCGTTTCCGGTGGAAGGCCTCACCATTCAGGACGCCGAAAACAACCTCAAGCAGGTGCTGAGCCAGTGGATTGTGAATCCGCAGGTGAACATCAAGGTGCTGAACAAGGAAATTACGGTGCTCGGCGAGGTAAATACGCCCGGCACGCAGCTGCTGGAGAAAGAGCGCAACACGCTGGTGGAAGTGCTGGGCCGCGCCGGCGACTTCAGCATCCATGCCGACAAGGAGCACCTGCGCGTGCTGCGCGCCAGCGGCACCGAAACCCATGAGATTGAAGTGGACCTGACCCGCATCGAGAATTTCGACCTCAAAAACGTGGTGGTGCTGCCCGGCGACGTGATATACGTGCCCGCTCGCACCGGCAAGCAGTTCGATAAGAAATCGGGCTCCACGCTGGCCATTGCCTCCAGCATGACCGCCATCATCGTCTTTACCCGCCTGCTGTTTTCGCTATGA
- a CDS encoding lipopolysaccharide biosynthesis protein: MLPALLAPPLRHRVAALPARYWVVAGQAVVSATSFLTNIFLAKLCGLATFGAYSAWQLVLLLALAVQGALISQPMQLVHGDTSPAQQPAYRQALLGMQFTFSLLAVAAVAAATLLLPYDTTALPAFLVCLVAAGAQDTARKLLLTEGRVQVALLSDLVSAGGQLLVLLYWALQPGAPSLAAVLWVVGLTTVPALALSARALGLRWQLPLRTTLAFAARHGQQARWLLPTVLLQWASSNALLVFAGFAGSASMLGILRLAQTFMGVLNVGLQAVENYALPKLSHSFRSQPQLFVQQRARLRRTMLLLAAGPIGLLFGLAGPIVGWLQAGSAANAAVLRWCCVLYVVILLVYPLRLTVRLLHNARPYFIGYALSIVVSFALARGLVAHWQASGVVLGWIAAQLTMGLYWALAVWRAQAELLPINPGPAQLKTQ; this comes from the coding sequence ATGCTCCCCGCCCTGCTGGCGCCCCCGCTACGGCATAGGGTGGCCGCCCTGCCGGCCCGCTACTGGGTGGTGGCGGGCCAGGCAGTGGTCAGCGCCACCTCATTCCTGACCAACATCTTCCTGGCCAAGCTGTGCGGGCTGGCCACTTTTGGGGCCTACAGCGCCTGGCAGCTGGTGCTGCTGCTGGCTCTGGCGGTGCAGGGCGCCCTCATCAGCCAGCCCATGCAGCTGGTGCACGGCGACACCAGCCCGGCGCAGCAGCCCGCCTACCGGCAGGCGCTGCTGGGCATGCAGTTCACGTTCAGCCTGCTGGCTGTGGCAGCCGTAGCGGCCGCCACGCTGCTGCTCCCCTACGATACCACGGCGCTGCCCGCGTTTCTGGTGTGTTTGGTAGCCGCCGGCGCCCAGGACACGGCCCGTAAGCTGCTGCTCACGGAAGGCCGGGTGCAAGTGGCCCTGCTCAGCGACCTAGTGTCGGCGGGCGGGCAGCTGCTGGTGCTGCTGTACTGGGCGCTGCAGCCCGGGGCACCGTCGTTGGCGGCGGTGCTGTGGGTGGTGGGCCTGACGACGGTGCCGGCGCTGGCACTTTCGGCCCGGGCACTGGGGCTGCGCTGGCAGCTGCCGCTGCGCACCACGCTGGCCTTTGCCGCCCGCCACGGGCAGCAGGCACGGTGGCTGCTCCCGACGGTACTGCTGCAGTGGGCCTCGTCGAACGCGCTGCTGGTGTTTGCCGGCTTCGCGGGCAGCGCCTCCATGCTGGGGATTCTGCGCCTGGCCCAGACGTTTATGGGCGTGCTCAACGTGGGCCTGCAGGCCGTGGAAAACTACGCGCTGCCTAAACTCAGCCACAGCTTCCGCAGCCAGCCCCAGCTGTTTGTGCAGCAGCGTGCCCGGTTGCGGCGCACCATGCTGCTGCTGGCGGCTGGTCCCATCGGGCTGCTGTTTGGGCTGGCCGGGCCTATTGTGGGCTGGCTGCAGGCCGGCAGCGCCGCCAATGCCGCCGTGCTGCGCTGGTGCTGCGTGCTCTACGTGGTGATTCTGCTGGTGTATCCGCTTCGGCTTACGGTGCGGCTGCTGCACAATGCCCGGCCCTATTTCATTGGCTACGCCTTGAGCATCGTGGTGTCGTTTGCGCTGGCCCGTGGGCTAGTGGCGCACTGGCAGGCCAGCGGCGTGGTGCTCGGCTGGATTGCGGCCCAGCTCACGATGGGCCTGTACTGGGCTCTGGCCGTGTGGCGGGCGCAGGCCGAACTTCTTCCAATTAATCCGGGCCCGGCCCAACTCAAAACGCAATGA
- a CDS encoding response regulator, with translation MRQHKQKIFLVDDDPFCRQLLEHALRTNGYDNVYAFENGASCLNSLTEEPDIIFLDQVMDNVSGTDTLKAIKRFNPDIYVVFVSGQQQVEVAVESLKFGAFDYIVKDEQLAAKIGSVLAKIKLMRTMLARKQPNRPSRLLSFFNFMSFACLLVGGLTLNNI, from the coding sequence ATGCGACAGCACAAACAAAAAATCTTTCTGGTAGACGACGACCCATTCTGTCGGCAGTTGCTTGAGCACGCCCTCCGCACCAATGGCTACGACAATGTATACGCCTTTGAAAACGGAGCCTCCTGCCTGAACTCCCTGACCGAGGAACCCGACATTATCTTCCTCGACCAGGTGATGGACAACGTGTCGGGCACGGACACACTCAAGGCCATTAAGCGCTTCAACCCCGACATCTACGTGGTGTTCGTGAGCGGGCAGCAGCAGGTGGAAGTGGCCGTGGAGTCGCTCAAGTTCGGGGCCTTCGACTACATCGTCAAGGATGAGCAGCTGGCCGCCAAGATTGGCAGCGTGCTGGCCAAAATCAAGCTGATGCGCACCATGCTGGCCCGCAAGCAGCCCAACCGCCCTTCCCGCCTTTTGTCCTTTTTCAACTTCATGAGCTTCGCCTGCCTGCTGGTGGGGGGGCTGACGCTCAACAACATTTAA
- a CDS encoding O-antigen ligase family protein produces the protein MHNATAPNHRPFLRSMQVLLTLVLLIKLAGFFTWSDSVAFTQVFKTISRVGMTMATYALYRRVLHRGAVASFQWQNSLAPLFYSAYLLLGAASVMWSTAPGYSLLQLLMDVESFVFAYYFVKCFLLLGTYFPGSSLRLHRVLATTSWILIVGFLVGMVVAPDVFYRLTHGGEEARLGGFLMNPNELGMLCGVCVACLLPELLNRQRPVLAVLKMLPVVYALVLTGSRSSLIGLLLVALFYLWNSGNARLRLAGMAAVLLAVPVVVQTVFIKQGGVSEVMSLTGRLPFWEALLTEGLPKEPLLGFGFMRIAYTDYFQSTHTYAAQMTHNTFIQVLMNLGLVGFGLVLAQLWFTLRGFATTPERTQRLLFIGLFIPLLINSVTEFGIFGQTNYGILFYQFLILLVSLRVSPRLTVPERLFLSD, from the coding sequence ATGCATAACGCCACGGCCCCCAACCACCGCCCCTTCCTGCGCAGCATGCAGGTGCTGCTTACGCTGGTGCTGCTCATCAAGCTGGCCGGCTTCTTCACCTGGAGCGACAGTGTGGCTTTCACGCAGGTGTTCAAAACCATCAGCCGCGTGGGCATGACCATGGCCACCTACGCCCTCTACCGGCGGGTGCTGCACCGCGGGGCCGTTGCCTCGTTCCAATGGCAAAACAGCCTGGCGCCGCTGTTCTACAGCGCCTACCTGCTGCTGGGCGCGGCCTCCGTCATGTGGTCGACGGCCCCGGGCTACTCGCTGCTGCAGCTGCTCATGGACGTGGAAAGCTTTGTGTTTGCCTACTACTTCGTGAAGTGCTTTCTGCTGCTCGGCACCTACTTCCCGGGCAGCAGCCTGCGCCTGCACCGCGTGCTGGCCACCACCTCCTGGATTCTGATTGTGGGCTTTCTGGTGGGCATGGTGGTGGCGCCCGACGTGTTCTACCGCCTCACGCACGGCGGCGAGGAAGCCCGCCTCGGGGGCTTTCTGATGAACCCCAACGAGCTGGGGATGCTGTGCGGCGTGTGCGTGGCCTGCCTGCTGCCCGAGCTGCTGAACCGCCAGCGGCCCGTGCTTGCGGTGCTCAAAATGCTGCCCGTGGTGTACGCCCTGGTGCTCACCGGCTCCCGCTCCTCCCTGATCGGGCTGCTGCTGGTGGCGTTGTTCTACCTCTGGAACTCCGGCAACGCCCGGCTGCGGCTGGCCGGTATGGCGGCGGTGCTGCTGGCCGTGCCAGTGGTGGTCCAGACGGTGTTCATCAAGCAGGGCGGGGTAAGTGAGGTGATGAGCCTGACCGGCCGGCTGCCCTTCTGGGAGGCGCTGCTTACGGAGGGCCTGCCCAAGGAGCCGCTGCTGGGCTTCGGCTTCATGCGCATCGCCTACACCGACTATTTCCAGAGCACCCACACCTACGCCGCCCAAATGACCCACAACACCTTCATTCAAGTGCTCATGAACCTGGGGCTGGTGGGCTTTGGGCTGGTGCTGGCGCAGCTGTGGTTTACGCTGCGCGGCTTTGCCACCACGCCGGAACGCACGCAGCGCCTGCTGTTTATCGGCCTGTTTATTCCGCTGCTGATCAACTCGGTTACGGAGTTCGGCATCTTCGGCCAGACCAACTACGGCATCCTGTTCTACCAGTTCCTGATTCTGCTCGTGAGCCTGCGCGTGAGCCCGCGCCTGACGGTGCCGGAGCGCCTGTTTCTCTCTGATTAG
- a CDS encoding GumC family protein, with amino-acid sequence MNELTNNLRVLRPLWRGLPLILLCMGLAMLAAVQYLRYTTPVYESTAKIRLAEANESAVNSNLVKTTDAFSPNNKTGAEVELLKSRMLVSKALDRLAFDVSTYRVGEIRKTEMYRESPFSVNLQLYNALWQDEPFQLEIQSADRFALTTPGGETLNGRFGQRLHCAGADIVIGKNQQLLSAKPGLELQDNYEFVQHSRAQLMQDVLERLDITSVDKDVAVIRVSFRSAVPEKAADLVNALTATYMADYLENKYKVANTTVDFIDRQLQSVGANLARSENSIEGYRDQKRIVNIGQETDTELHKIAEMKLQRANLNMSLAAANDLYRYMRSGEKNVLELAPTFEAFNDLLSNDIVKKMKDLQADRRDLLLRFKPEDEKVVAIDQKMADLNSYLLESIKNTRNALTIRYREIDQTIRQSEQVFVGLPTREKNMAILERNFQLNEKLYTMLHEKKTEAEIAKATPTSSHRIISEGVPANDPVSPNRTLIVLVSGFLGMVVGIGLVYLLAAIRATPTNTMHVQRESRIPLAASIPFLPAAAQRAAYFRQLTTRLELKGLLSLGQKLVVTSFTEEEGQRFVFENLSAALQSQGKKVRGLRIADPQSPDPAAMPTELLLVHNLPLDDDSHSLAVMAGADVNLVLIDSCATPLHRLHELELLVDEYKLPNVYFCLNREGYEPGLWHLLRKRQVRQASWKFADAPRPAGAPATA; translated from the coding sequence ATGAACGAGCTAACCAACAACCTGCGGGTGCTGCGCCCGCTCTGGCGCGGCCTGCCCCTGATTTTGCTTTGCATGGGCCTGGCCATGCTGGCCGCCGTGCAATACCTGCGCTACACCACGCCGGTGTACGAAAGCACGGCCAAAATCCGGCTGGCGGAAGCCAACGAAAGCGCCGTGAACAGCAACCTGGTGAAAACCACCGACGCCTTCTCGCCCAACAACAAGACCGGCGCCGAGGTAGAGCTGCTTAAGTCGCGGATGCTGGTGAGCAAAGCCCTCGACCGGCTGGCCTTCGACGTGAGCACCTACCGGGTAGGCGAAATCCGGAAGACGGAAATGTACCGCGAAAGCCCGTTTTCGGTGAACCTGCAGCTCTACAACGCGCTGTGGCAGGACGAGCCCTTCCAGCTGGAAATTCAGTCGGCCGACCGGTTCGCGCTGACGACGCCGGGCGGCGAAACGCTCAACGGCCGCTTCGGCCAGCGCCTGCACTGCGCCGGCGCCGACATCGTGATTGGCAAAAACCAGCAGCTGCTCAGCGCCAAGCCCGGCCTGGAGCTGCAGGACAACTACGAGTTTGTGCAGCACTCGCGCGCCCAGCTGATGCAGGACGTGCTGGAGCGCCTCGACATCACCAGCGTAGATAAGGACGTGGCCGTGATTCGGGTGAGCTTCCGGAGCGCGGTGCCGGAAAAGGCCGCCGACCTGGTGAATGCCCTCACGGCCACATACATGGCCGACTACCTGGAAAACAAGTACAAAGTGGCCAACACCACCGTCGATTTCATCGACCGGCAGCTGCAGTCGGTGGGCGCCAACCTGGCCCGCTCGGAAAACTCCATTGAGGGCTACCGCGACCAGAAGCGCATCGTGAACATCGGGCAGGAAACCGACACCGAGCTGCACAAGATTGCGGAAATGAAGCTGCAGCGCGCCAACCTCAACATGAGCCTGGCCGCCGCCAACGACCTGTACCGCTATATGCGCTCGGGCGAGAAAAACGTGCTGGAGCTGGCCCCCACCTTCGAGGCCTTCAACGACCTGCTCTCCAATGACATCGTGAAGAAGATGAAGGATCTGCAGGCCGACCGCCGCGACCTGCTGCTGCGCTTCAAGCCCGAAGACGAGAAAGTAGTGGCCATCGACCAGAAAATGGCCGACCTGAACAGCTACCTGCTGGAAAGCATCAAGAACACGCGCAACGCCCTCACCATCCGCTACCGCGAAATCGACCAGACCATCCGGCAGTCGGAGCAGGTGTTTGTGGGGTTGCCGACCCGCGAGAAGAACATGGCCATTCTGGAGCGCAACTTCCAGCTCAATGAGAAGCTCTACACGATGCTGCACGAGAAGAAAACGGAGGCCGAAATTGCCAAGGCCACCCCTACTTCGTCGCACCGCATCATCTCGGAGGGCGTACCCGCCAACGACCCCGTGTCGCCGAACCGCACGCTGATTGTGCTGGTGTCGGGCTTCCTGGGCATGGTGGTTGGCATTGGGCTGGTGTATTTGCTGGCCGCCATCCGCGCCACGCCTACCAACACGATGCATGTGCAGAGGGAGTCGCGCATTCCGCTGGCCGCCAGCATTCCGTTTCTGCCGGCTGCCGCGCAGCGCGCCGCTTATTTCCGGCAGCTCACCACGCGCCTGGAGCTGAAAGGCCTGCTCTCGCTGGGCCAGAAGCTGGTCGTGACGTCGTTCACCGAAGAAGAAGGCCAGCGATTTGTGTTTGAGAACCTGAGCGCGGCGCTGCAGTCGCAGGGCAAGAAGGTGCGCGGCCTGCGCATCGCCGATCCGCAGTCGCCGGACCCGGCGGCCATGCCCACGGAGCTGCTGCTGGTGCACAACCTGCCCCTCGACGACGACAGTCACAGCCTGGCCGTGATGGCCGGTGCCGACGTGAACTTGGTGCTGATTGACAGCTGCGCCACGCCGCTGCACCGCCTGCACGAGCTGGAGCTGCTGGTAGACGAGTACAAGCTGCCAAACGTGTACTTCTGCCTGAACCGGGAAGGCTACGAGCCGGGCCTGTGGCACCTGCTGCGCAAGCGCCAGGTCCGGCAGGCCAGCTGGAAATTCGCTGATGCTCCCCGCCCTGCTGGCGCCCCCGCTACGGCATAG
- a CDS encoding beta-ketoacyl synthase N-terminal-like domain-containing protein, giving the protein MTNSRTEAEAITVIRGRGRVSALGLALPPSGVAPSSPFTTHPTGVPVAALPAPAEAAVTELRRHPSYRQLDRTVLLALMAARQATAQAGWGNGEMVDSRVEGAGPSHHHSTPPLHPTTPPLHQSSPLAVSIGSSRGATGRLEEFHAGFLAEGSVPVAASPLTTLGNVASWVAYDAGQHGGAALSHSSTCSSAFQALGNARAWLKAGMATRFLAGGTEAPLTDFTLAQMRAIGIYSPLAAADWPCRPGAGRPSTFVLGEGAAVFSLEHLSAAQAAAETSPLLVLAGVGFGFEAIGSKTGLSPEGQHFQQAIREALAQANLTSADIDAVVLHSPGTPAGDAAERAALRAIFGPTLPPLLSNKWLVGHTLGASAALSLDFACHVLESQQWLPAPFTTDLASIVDKPIRRILVNAAGFGGNAASVVVSQQ; this is encoded by the coding sequence ATGACTAACTCCCGCACCGAGGCCGAAGCCATTACCGTTATCCGGGGCCGGGGCCGGGTATCGGCGCTGGGCCTGGCGCTGCCACCCTCCGGCGTCGCCCCCTCTTCCCCCTTCACCACCCACCCCACCGGCGTACCCGTAGCCGCCCTGCCCGCCCCTGCCGAAGCGGCCGTAACCGAGCTGCGCCGCCACCCCAGCTACCGCCAGCTCGACCGCACCGTACTGCTGGCCCTGATGGCCGCCCGCCAAGCCACCGCCCAGGCCGGATGGGGAAATGGTGAAATGGTGGATTCGCGGGTTGAAGGAGCCGGCCCAAGTCACCACCACTCTACCCCACCACTCCACCCCACCACCCCGCCACTCCACCAATCCAGTCCGCTCGCCGTGAGCATCGGCAGCAGCCGGGGGGCGACGGGGCGGCTGGAGGAGTTTCACGCCGGGTTTCTGGCCGAAGGCAGCGTGCCGGTGGCGGCTTCGCCGCTGACCACGCTGGGCAACGTGGCCAGCTGGGTGGCCTACGATGCCGGCCAGCACGGCGGGGCGGCCCTGAGCCACTCCAGCACCTGCAGCAGCGCGTTTCAGGCGTTGGGCAATGCTCGGGCCTGGCTGAAAGCCGGCATGGCCACCCGGTTTCTGGCCGGCGGCACCGAGGCCCCGCTCACCGATTTCACTTTGGCCCAGATGCGCGCCATTGGCATCTACTCACCCCTGGCGGCCGCCGACTGGCCCTGCCGGCCGGGCGCGGGCCGGCCTTCCACGTTTGTACTAGGCGAGGGCGCGGCCGTGTTTTCGCTGGAGCATCTTTCCGCTGCCCAAGCCGCGGCCGAAACAAGCCCGCTGCTGGTGCTGGCCGGGGTCGGCTTTGGGTTTGAGGCCATCGGCAGCAAAACCGGCCTCTCGCCCGAGGGCCAGCACTTCCAGCAAGCCATACGCGAGGCGCTGGCCCAGGCCAATCTCACTTCCGCCGACATCGACGCGGTAGTATTGCACAGCCCCGGCACCCCCGCCGGCGACGCGGCCGAGCGGGCCGCCCTGCGCGCCATCTTCGGCCCGACGCTACCGCCGCTGCTGTCCAATAAATGGCTGGTGGGTCACACGCTGGGGGCCTCCGCCGCGCTCAGCCTCGATTTCGCCTGCCACGTGCTGGAATCCCAACAATGGCTGCCCGCCCCCTTCACCACTGACCTGGCTTCAATAGTTGATAAGCCCATTCGGCGGATTCTGGTGAATGCGGCCGGTTTCGGTGGCAACGCGGCCAGTGTGGTGGTCAGCCAGCAGTAA
- a CDS encoding glycosyltransferase family 4 protein, which yields MKVIHLILGKANPERMNGVNKVVHALATQQHRAGWDVEVWGITRDVEAGHPRHEFLTRLFRAQRTPFQLSRELLAALAAVQAPAVVHLHGGFVPAYYSAARQLKALGVPYVLTPHGSYSTQAMRKNGLVKRVYLSVCEQFVLQNAAQVHCLGQSEVQGLQRRLPGLNPCLLPYGYEVNPSETIWPRTASAEIFRVGFCGRLDDNHKGLHCLITGFGEFARTRPDAELWIIGDGPDRAKVETWASAVPAGTVHVLGSRFGPEKLALLSQLDVFAHTSHYEGLPTAVLEAAALGIPCVVTEATNLGSYVRQYECGQVLPEAKPTQLATSLQQMHQQWRSTTRQQRGLHSQHMVATAFAWPQLLTQYHSMYQRACHA from the coding sequence ATGAAAGTTATTCACCTGATCTTGGGCAAAGCCAATCCCGAGCGCATGAACGGCGTGAACAAGGTGGTACACGCCCTGGCCACGCAGCAGCACCGCGCCGGCTGGGACGTGGAAGTGTGGGGCATCACCCGCGACGTGGAAGCCGGCCACCCCCGCCACGAATTCCTGACGCGGCTGTTCCGGGCACAGCGCACGCCGTTTCAGCTGTCGCGGGAGCTGCTGGCGGCGCTGGCGGCGGTGCAGGCCCCGGCCGTGGTGCACCTGCATGGCGGTTTCGTGCCGGCCTACTACTCGGCGGCCCGGCAGCTGAAAGCGCTGGGCGTCCCGTACGTGCTGACGCCCCACGGCAGCTACAGCACCCAGGCCATGCGCAAAAACGGCCTCGTGAAGCGTGTGTACCTGAGCGTGTGTGAGCAGTTTGTGCTGCAGAATGCCGCGCAGGTGCACTGCCTGGGCCAAAGCGAGGTGCAGGGCCTGCAGCGCCGGCTGCCCGGCCTCAACCCCTGCCTGCTGCCCTACGGCTACGAGGTCAACCCCAGTGAAACCATCTGGCCGCGCACCGCCTCGGCCGAGATATTCCGGGTGGGCTTCTGCGGCCGCCTCGACGACAACCACAAGGGCCTGCACTGCCTGATTACGGGCTTCGGCGAGTTTGCCCGCACCCGCCCCGATGCCGAGCTCTGGATCATCGGCGACGGGCCCGACCGCGCCAAGGTGGAAACCTGGGCCTCGGCCGTGCCGGCCGGCACGGTGCACGTGCTGGGCAGCCGCTTCGGGCCCGAAAAGCTGGCGCTGCTCAGCCAGCTCGATGTTTTTGCCCACACCTCGCACTACGAGGGCCTGCCCACGGCCGTGCTGGAGGCGGCCGCGCTGGGCATTCCGTGCGTGGTGACCGAGGCCACCAACCTGGGCAGCTATGTGCGCCAATATGAGTGCGGCCAGGTGCTGCCCGAGGCAAAACCGACGCAGCTGGCTACCAGCCTGCAGCAGATGCACCAGCAGTGGCGCAGCACCACCCGGCAGCAGCGCGGCCTGCACAGCCAGCACATGGTAGCCACGGCTTTTGCCTGGCCGCAGCTCCTGACCCAGTACCACAGTATGTATCAGCGCGCCTGCCATGCATAA